A window of the Neofelis nebulosa isolate mNeoNeb1 chromosome 13, mNeoNeb1.pri, whole genome shotgun sequence genome harbors these coding sequences:
- the RASSF4 gene encoding ras association domain-containing protein 4 isoform X2 has product MKEDCPPSSHVPISDSKSILKSELLSLLKTYNCYHEGRSFQLRHREEEGALIIEGLLNIAWGLRRPIRLQIQDDRERVHLSAASWTPGQPSCHLKEPLLQEGKVAAQEANAQTVHSTESSRDSSEPVEEDEETPQLMRTKSDAACVIQRRPRSRTPGEAQRIRRHRFSINGHFYNHKTSVFTPAYGSVTNVRVNSTMTTLHVLTLLLNKFRVENGPSEFALYIVHESGERTKLKDCEYPLISRILHGPCEKIARMFLMEADLGEEVPHDVPSPASDDAAAPGAAGGGRVASRHQPLPKPPTAGAHRVPVARP; this is encoded by the exons ATGAAGGAAGATTGTCCACCCAGTTCTCATGTTCCCATCAGTGACAGCAAGTCCATCCTGAA GTCGGAGCTCTTAAGCTTGCTAAAAACTTACAACTGCTACCACGAGGGCAGAAGCTTTCAGCTGAGACATCGAGAG GAGGAAGGCGCTTTGATCATTGAGGGACTTCTCAACATTGCCTGGGGACTGAGGCGGCCAATCCGGCTCCAGATCCAGGATGACAGGGAGCGAGTGCATCTCTCGGCAGCCTCCTGGACGCCTGGACAGCCCAGCTGCCACCT AAAGGAGCCGCTTCTTCAGGAAGGCAAGGTCGCTGCCCAGGAGGCAAACGCTCAGACAGTGCACAGCACCGAGAGTTCCAGAGACAGCTCAG AGCCCgtggaggaggatgaggagacCCCACAGCTGATGCGGACCAAGAGCGACGCAGCCTGTGTGATCCAGAGGAGGCCCCGGTCCCGCACGCCTGGCGAGGCCCAGAGGATCCGGCGACATCGGTTCTCCATCAACGGGCACTTTTACAACCACAAG ACCTCAGTGTTTACTCCTGCCTATGGGTCTGTGACCAACGTGAGGGTCAACAGCACCATGACAACGCTGCACGTGCTCACCCTGCTGCTGAACAAGTTCCGA GTGGAAAATGGCCCCAGTGAATTTGCACTCTACATTGTTCACGAGTCTGGGG AGcgaacaaaattaaaagactgtGAGTACCCGCTGATTTCCAGGATCCTGCACGGGCCGTGTGAGAAGATCGCCAGGATGTTCCTGATGGAAGCCGACCTGGGCGAGGAAGTCCCCCACGAC GTTCCAAGCCCTGCGTCTGACGATGCTGCAGCGCCTGGAGCAGCTGGTGGAGGCCGAGTAGCCAGCCGGCACCAGCCTCTTCCGAAGCCTCCCACGGCCGGTGCGCACCGAGTGCCGGTGGCCAGGCCCTGA
- the RASSF4 gene encoding ras association domain-containing protein 4 isoform X1, with protein MKEDCPPSSHVPISDSKSILKSELLSLLKTYNCYHEGRSFQLRHREEEGALIIEGLLNIAWGLRRPIRLQIQDDRERVHLSAASWTPGQPSCHLKEPLLQEGKVAAQEANAQTVHSTESSRDSSEPVEEDEETPQLMRTKSDAACVIQRRPRSRTPGEAQRIRRHRFSINGHFYNHKTSVFTPAYGSVTNVRVNSTMTTLHVLTLLLNKFRVENGPSEFALYIVHESGERTKLKDCEYPLISRILHGPCEKIARMFLMEADLGEEVPHDVAQYIKFEMPVLDSFVEKLKEEEEREIIKLTMKFQALRLTMLQRLEQLVEAE; from the exons ATGAAGGAAGATTGTCCACCCAGTTCTCATGTTCCCATCAGTGACAGCAAGTCCATCCTGAA GTCGGAGCTCTTAAGCTTGCTAAAAACTTACAACTGCTACCACGAGGGCAGAAGCTTTCAGCTGAGACATCGAGAG GAGGAAGGCGCTTTGATCATTGAGGGACTTCTCAACATTGCCTGGGGACTGAGGCGGCCAATCCGGCTCCAGATCCAGGATGACAGGGAGCGAGTGCATCTCTCGGCAGCCTCCTGGACGCCTGGACAGCCCAGCTGCCACCT AAAGGAGCCGCTTCTTCAGGAAGGCAAGGTCGCTGCCCAGGAGGCAAACGCTCAGACAGTGCACAGCACCGAGAGTTCCAGAGACAGCTCAG AGCCCgtggaggaggatgaggagacCCCACAGCTGATGCGGACCAAGAGCGACGCAGCCTGTGTGATCCAGAGGAGGCCCCGGTCCCGCACGCCTGGCGAGGCCCAGAGGATCCGGCGACATCGGTTCTCCATCAACGGGCACTTTTACAACCACAAG ACCTCAGTGTTTACTCCTGCCTATGGGTCTGTGACCAACGTGAGGGTCAACAGCACCATGACAACGCTGCACGTGCTCACCCTGCTGCTGAACAAGTTCCGA GTGGAAAATGGCCCCAGTGAATTTGCACTCTACATTGTTCACGAGTCTGGGG AGcgaacaaaattaaaagactgtGAGTACCCGCTGATTTCCAGGATCCTGCACGGGCCGTGTGAGAAGATCGCCAGGATGTTCCTGATGGAAGCCGACCTGGGCGAGGAAGTCCCCCACGAC GTCGCTCAGTACATTAAATTTGAAATGCCGGTGCTGGACAGttttgttgaaaaattaaaagaagaggaggaaagagaaataatcaaACTGACCATGAA GTTCCAAGCCCTGCGTCTGACGATGCTGCAGCGCCTGGAGCAGCTGGTGGAGGCCGAGTAG
- the DEPP1 gene encoding protein DEPP1 codes for MRSRLLVPVAHLPTIRETSEEMPPGGPGQEPLASPSLDDYVKSICQLARPTSVLDAATARAQLGRPPQPAQAFEMSCPTESLRDITTRFSGQQPAPPRDGAADPLDWLYGESQEKQPSRRDPPRRTGSSADPWGPQRQMDGGKARGTPGGRLCDARVQGHSLARPSRDRHQGSRPSKPLCGTAASPPPPRHGSTLRTLYLHLPVIHEL; via the coding sequence ATGAGGTCCCGGCTACTGGTTCCTGTGGCCCACCTGCCCACAATTCGGGAGACCTCGGAGGAGATGCCGCCCGGGGGGCCTGGGCAGGAACCCCTGGCCTCCCCCAGCCTGGATGACTATGTGAAGTCCATTTGTCAGCTGGCACGGCCCACTTCAGTGCTGGACGCGGCCACAGCCAGGGCCCAACTCGGCAGACCGCCCCAGCCAGCCCAGGCCTTTGAGATGAGCTGCCCTACTGAGTCCCTACGGGACATTACTACCCGCTTCAGTGGCCAGCAGCCTGCACCGCCCAGGGATGGTGCTGCTGACCCCCTGGACTGGCTGTATGGGGAGTCCCAGGAAAAGCAGCCAAGTAGGAGGGACCCACCGAGGCGGACTGGCTCCTCTGCTGACCCCTGGGGTCCACAGAGACAGATGGATGGTGGCAAGGCCCGAGGGACCCCCGGAGGGAGACTCTGTGACGCCAGGGTGCAGGGGCACTCTCTGGCAAGGCCCTCAAGGGACCGGCACCAGGGCTCCCGGCCTTCCAAGCCACTCTGTGGGACTgcagcctcccccccacccccccgccacggCAGCACCCTCAGAACTCTCTATTTGCACCTCCCGGTGATCCATGAACTCTGA